In Chitinophaga sp. HK235, a single window of DNA contains:
- a CDS encoding TonB-dependent receptor, with the protein MGKLARRWRTGSILLLLLAILQHPEAFGQKSFLFKGRVKDADGTPLIGVNVVMKGTVKGGTTNANGDFQFSGTTATATLVFSFVGYKTKEVEASSQQEVNIFLEPANKQIGEVVVVGYGTQKKVNLTGAVSVVDGKTMNTRSVASASLALQGVAPGVTVTQQSGVPGGDAGTIRIRGIGSINAGQNPLVLVDNIEMSLDAIDPNNIASISVLKDAAAAAIYGSRAANGVILITTKRGISGVNVSYNGYLAKQSPTNLPKKVDALDHMKLWDVAQVNSGLPPAFTQQIADYEKLGPDNFARYNTNWKDLILVNNGIMHNHNLSLSAGTDKIKVFGSGGYLDQNGLTANTNFKRLDLRFNTDIALTSKLSASADVVVNRSERTWPGQSNPQSIIRGMIGLPAIAPGQFNTGEWGEGWSNMNPAAQAKDGGFDKRVTDSRILTGTLTYKPIKGMELLASYSSNTANGHARQLQDQYKIYTADVANNKLLFARNWPANNALYDNTSQTTRNVFRSQASYNWNMGQHGFAVLGGFTTELFKTSYINTQRQNLISPSLPYLDAADPLGQTLSGSQSEYAMASAYSRINYNYKEKYLLELNGRFDASSRFRKDNWWKLFPSVSAGWRISEENFWKSISNVINSAKIRGSYGALGNQDLVVDGVPNYYPTYAMYSTGNANNYYFGNVVNAGYALSTAANPYIRWETSKIMDVGVDFTTLNNHLTVTADYFKRNIIDMLQLDGVPAYVGLGAPFVNIGSMRNTGWELGIGWKDRAGEFTYSVQANLSDVKNEVVSLGGKEYINGAFIMREGYPLNSYYGYQAQGLFQSQEEVDKAPFHFANTKPGDIRYADISGPNGKPDGKIDAYDRVVLGNSFPRYEYSLNLNGQYKGFDLNIFLQGVGKRNNYMSGTGAQPFYSASFQGTMFEHQKDYWTPDNPNAAYPRLTANSIANNYVTSSYWMRSGAYLRLKNVVLGYTVPKSLTSRAKIKSVRVYVSGQNLFTWDKFFPGFDVEQTNTAGEFYPIMRTYTVGLNVNF; encoded by the coding sequence GCTGGCGAACAGGCAGCATCCTGCTGCTGTTACTCGCCATCCTCCAACATCCGGAGGCCTTTGGGCAGAAAAGCTTTTTATTTAAAGGAAGAGTAAAAGATGCAGACGGAACACCGCTCATCGGTGTGAACGTAGTCATGAAAGGCACCGTTAAAGGTGGTACTACCAATGCCAATGGTGATTTCCAGTTTTCCGGAACTACGGCAACGGCTACACTGGTTTTCTCTTTTGTGGGATATAAGACAAAGGAAGTGGAAGCCAGCAGCCAGCAGGAAGTAAACATCTTCCTGGAACCGGCCAACAAACAAATTGGTGAAGTGGTAGTGGTAGGTTATGGCACCCAGAAAAAAGTAAACCTTACTGGCGCCGTATCAGTAGTAGACGGAAAAACGATGAACACCCGTTCTGTGGCTTCGGCCTCCCTGGCCTTACAGGGTGTAGCGCCGGGTGTAACGGTTACACAGCAGTCCGGTGTACCAGGTGGTGATGCGGGCACTATCCGTATCCGCGGTATCGGCTCCATCAATGCGGGTCAGAACCCGCTGGTACTGGTAGACAACATCGAGATGAGCCTCGATGCGATTGATCCTAACAACATTGCCAGCATCTCTGTATTGAAAGATGCCGCCGCTGCCGCTATCTACGGTTCCCGTGCAGCCAACGGCGTTATCCTCATCACTACCAAAAGAGGGATCAGCGGCGTGAACGTAAGTTATAATGGTTATCTCGCCAAACAATCACCTACCAATCTACCTAAAAAAGTGGATGCGCTGGACCACATGAAACTGTGGGACGTGGCGCAGGTCAATAGTGGTTTGCCTCCTGCTTTTACCCAGCAGATCGCGGATTATGAAAAACTGGGACCAGACAATTTCGCCCGCTATAATACCAACTGGAAAGACCTGATCCTTGTCAACAATGGTATCATGCATAATCACAACCTGAGCCTGTCGGCCGGTACAGATAAGATTAAAGTGTTTGGCTCCGGTGGTTACCTCGATCAGAACGGCCTCACCGCCAACACTAACTTCAAACGCCTCGACCTGCGCTTTAATACAGACATCGCACTCACCAGCAAACTGTCTGCTTCTGCGGATGTAGTGGTAAACAGGTCTGAGCGTACCTGGCCCGGCCAGTCTAATCCGCAGAGCATCATCCGCGGTATGATAGGCCTGCCGGCTATTGCACCCGGTCAGTTTAATACCGGTGAATGGGGAGAAGGATGGTCTAACATGAACCCCGCTGCACAGGCTAAAGACGGCGGCTTCGACAAACGTGTCACTGATTCCCGTATCCTCACCGGTACCCTTACCTACAAACCGATCAAAGGCATGGAACTGCTGGCCAGCTATAGCTCCAACACAGCCAATGGCCATGCAAGACAGCTGCAGGATCAGTACAAGATCTACACAGCGGATGTAGCCAACAACAAACTGCTCTTTGCCCGCAACTGGCCTGCCAACAACGCTTTGTACGACAACACTTCACAAACCACCCGCAACGTGTTCCGCTCTCAGGCCAGCTACAACTGGAATATGGGTCAACATGGTTTCGCTGTACTGGGCGGTTTCACCACAGAGTTGTTTAAAACAAGTTATATCAACACACAGCGTCAGAACCTGATTTCTCCTTCACTGCCATATCTGGATGCTGCAGATCCGCTCGGACAAACACTTTCCGGGTCACAAAGTGAATACGCCATGGCCTCTGCCTATTCCAGGATCAATTACAATTACAAAGAAAAATACCTGCTGGAACTTAATGGCCGCTTTGATGCGTCTTCCCGTTTCAGAAAAGACAACTGGTGGAAACTCTTCCCCTCTGTGTCTGCGGGCTGGAGAATTTCTGAAGAAAATTTCTGGAAGTCTATCAGCAATGTTATTAATAGTGCCAAGATCAGAGGTTCCTATGGTGCATTGGGCAACCAGGACCTGGTGGTAGATGGTGTGCCCAACTATTATCCTACTTATGCGATGTATAGCACCGGTAACGCTAACAACTATTACTTCGGTAATGTGGTGAATGCCGGTTATGCGCTCAGTACTGCTGCCAATCCTTACATCCGGTGGGAGACTTCCAAAATAATGGACGTAGGTGTGGACTTCACCACACTCAACAACCATCTGACTGTTACGGCCGACTATTTCAAACGTAACATCATAGACATGCTGCAGCTGGATGGTGTACCCGCTTATGTGGGACTGGGCGCGCCTTTTGTAAACATCGGCTCTATGCGCAACACCGGTTGGGAACTGGGTATCGGCTGGAAAGACCGTGCCGGTGAGTTCACTTATTCCGTACAGGCCAATCTTTCTGATGTAAAAAATGAAGTGGTGAGCCTGGGTGGTAAAGAATACATTAATGGTGCATTCATCATGCGGGAAGGTTATCCCTTGAATTCCTACTACGGCTATCAGGCCCAGGGCCTGTTCCAGTCGCAGGAAGAGGTGGATAAAGCGCCTTTCCACTTTGCCAATACCAAACCCGGAGATATTCGTTATGCAGACATCAGCGGTCCTAACGGCAAGCCGGATGGTAAAATCGATGCCTACGACCGCGTGGTGCTGGGCAACTCCTTCCCCCGTTATGAATACAGCCTTAACCTCAACGGCCAGTACAAAGGATTTGATCTGAATATATTTTTGCAGGGTGTAGGCAAACGTAACAACTATATGTCCGGCACCGGTGCACAGCCTTTCTATTCCGCCAGTTTCCAGGGGACGATGTTTGAGCACCAGAAAGATTACTGGACACCAGACAATCCCAATGCTGCCTATCCCAGGCTGACGGCTAACAGTATCGCCAACAACTACGTGACTTCTTCCTACTGGATGCGTTCCGGCGCTTATCTGCGACTCAAAAACGTAGTACTGGGCTATACAGTGCCCAAATCTCTGACCAGCAGGGCAAAGATTAAATCCGTAAGGGTATATGTGAGCGGACAAAACCTGTTCACCTGGGATAAGTTCTTCCCTGGTTTTGATGTAGAGCAGACGAATACTGCAGGAGAGTTTTACCCGATCATGAGAACTTACACCGTTGGCCTTAACGTAAACTTCTAA
- a CDS encoding RagB/SusD family nutrient uptake outer membrane protein has product MKKLIYKIIGCTFFLASMSGCNKFLDRAPLSAPATGTFLNNENEINVSLTAVYASIKWEFGLVPYQSGSDAWTDLAILRANDLGEGTFDTYNAHPKALWTFAYATIQRANTMLDGMVKAKASVPVATYNRMEAEARVLRAWSYFYLAFMFGDAPLITKPLQPTDFYNQKRAPKQDIVKFIYAELDEAAKSLDWLPAVRGRVSKSVAMGLKARTALNNKDYQIAADAAKLVIDNAGISLNPKFQDLFTRSGQKPNAGNEIMLEVLYTDALASSITYLPLGNASRAAGGQSGRFPTQRLVDMFECNDGKRIDESSKYDPQNPSKNRDLRLKYTVSLPGDTLTMNNTTFVYDIYKNTTSFKNADGTWSVKTNADYDNAFGPSKSGVGYLWTKYTMTDENVFLAKVSFILMRYAEVLLTYAEAKIELGQLDGTVTAAINKVRQRAGQPVVPTAIETDQTELRKLIRRERTVELAVEGFRWFDIRRWEIADLVMPGKVVGIAKSAATMPSIPNFKTSAVHDLNSIPDYTGQLDLRYTRETRFWTPKLMLLPVPQSERDINPGLTQNKDW; this is encoded by the coding sequence ATGAAAAAACTTATTTATAAAATAATTGGTTGCACTTTTTTCCTGGCCAGCATGTCGGGTTGCAACAAGTTCCTGGACAGGGCACCGCTGAGCGCTCCAGCCACCGGCACTTTTCTGAATAATGAAAATGAGATCAATGTTTCCCTGACAGCGGTGTATGCCTCCATCAAATGGGAGTTTGGCCTGGTGCCTTACCAGTCTGGTTCTGATGCATGGACCGATCTGGCCATCCTGCGTGCCAACGATCTGGGAGAAGGAACTTTTGATACCTACAACGCACATCCCAAAGCACTGTGGACGTTTGCCTATGCTACCATCCAGCGTGCCAATACCATGCTCGATGGCATGGTGAAAGCCAAAGCCAGTGTGCCGGTGGCCACCTACAACCGTATGGAGGCAGAAGCCAGAGTACTGCGTGCCTGGTCTTATTTTTACCTGGCCTTTATGTTTGGAGATGCGCCGTTGATCACCAAACCACTACAGCCTACTGATTTTTACAACCAGAAACGTGCACCCAAACAGGATATTGTAAAATTCATCTACGCTGAACTGGATGAAGCCGCCAAATCACTGGACTGGTTGCCGGCTGTAAGAGGCAGAGTGAGCAAGTCGGTAGCTATGGGCCTGAAAGCCCGTACAGCCTTGAACAATAAAGACTATCAGATAGCTGCCGATGCGGCCAAACTCGTGATAGATAATGCAGGCATCTCCCTGAATCCAAAATTCCAGGACCTGTTTACCCGCAGTGGTCAGAAACCCAATGCAGGCAATGAAATCATGCTGGAAGTACTGTATACCGATGCACTGGCCAGTTCCATCACCTACCTGCCGCTGGGTAATGCTTCCCGCGCTGCAGGCGGACAGTCAGGCCGTTTCCCTACACAGCGCCTCGTGGATATGTTTGAGTGCAACGATGGTAAAAGAATTGATGAATCATCCAAATACGACCCGCAGAACCCTTCTAAAAACAGGGACCTGCGCCTGAAATACACGGTGTCTCTGCCTGGCGATACGCTGACTATGAACAACACCACTTTTGTGTATGATATCTACAAGAATACTACTTCGTTCAAAAATGCAGATGGTACCTGGTCTGTAAAAACCAATGCAGATTACGACAATGCCTTTGGCCCTTCCAAAAGCGGTGTCGGTTATCTGTGGACCAAATACACCATGACCGATGAAAACGTGTTCCTGGCCAAAGTGAGTTTTATCCTCATGCGTTATGCAGAAGTATTGCTGACTTATGCCGAAGCAAAAATTGAACTGGGACAGCTTGATGGTACTGTGACAGCGGCTATCAACAAAGTAAGACAACGTGCCGGTCAGCCTGTGGTACCCACTGCTATCGAAACAGATCAGACGGAGCTGCGCAAACTGATACGCCGCGAACGTACCGTAGAACTGGCTGTAGAAGGTTTCCGCTGGTTTGATATCCGTCGCTGGGAGATTGCAGACCTGGTGATGCCCGGCAAAGTAGTGGGGATCGCCAAAAGCGCTGCTACCATGCCATCCATCCCTAACTTTAAAACTTCCGCAGTACACGACCTGAACAGCATTCCGGATTATACCGGCCAGCTGGACCTGCGCTACACCAGAGAAACACGTTTCTGGACACCGAAACTGATGTTGCTGCCGGTACCGCAATCGGAGCGGGATATTAATCCGGGGCTGACGCAGAACAAAGACTGGTAA